Proteins from one Mycteria americana isolate JAX WOST 10 ecotype Jacksonville Zoo and Gardens chromosome 1, USCA_MyAme_1.0, whole genome shotgun sequence genomic window:
- the CREBL2 gene encoding cAMP-responsive element-binding protein-like 2 isoform X2 — protein MDDSKVVGGKVKKPGKRGRKPAKIDLKAKLERSRQSARECRARKKLRYQYLEELVSSRERAICALREELEMYKQWCMAMDQGKIPSEIKALLTGEEQGKAQQNSIKLAKAGKTEANSSNP, from the exons ATGGATGACAGCAAG GTGGTTGGAGGCAAGGTAAAGAAACCAGGCAAGCGAGGTCGTAAACCAGCCAAAATAGACTTGAAGGCAAAGCTTGAAAGAAGTCGTCAGAGTGCAAGAGAGTGCAGAGCCAGGAAGAAGCTGAGGTACCAGTACCTGGAAGAGCTGGTTTCAAGCAGAGAGCGAGCCATCTGCGCTCTTAGAGAAGAGCTTGAAATG TACAAGCAGTGGTGCATGGCGATGGACCAAGGGAAAATCCCCTCTGAAATAAAAGCCCTGCTaactggagaggagcagggcaaaGCACAGCAGAACTCAATCAAACTTGCCAAGGCTGGGAAGAcagaagcaaacagcagcaatCCCT GA
- the CREBL2 gene encoding cAMP-responsive element-binding protein-like 2 isoform X1, which yields MDDSKVVGGKVKKPGKRGRKPAKIDLKAKLERSRQSARECRARKKLRYQYLEELVSSRERAICALREELEMYKQWCMAMDQGKIPSEIKALLTGEEQGKAQQNSIKLAKAGKTEANSSNPW from the exons ATGGATGACAGCAAG GTGGTTGGAGGCAAGGTAAAGAAACCAGGCAAGCGAGGTCGTAAACCAGCCAAAATAGACTTGAAGGCAAAGCTTGAAAGAAGTCGTCAGAGTGCAAGAGAGTGCAGAGCCAGGAAGAAGCTGAGGTACCAGTACCTGGAAGAGCTGGTTTCAAGCAGAGAGCGAGCCATCTGCGCTCTTAGAGAAGAGCTTGAAATG TACAAGCAGTGGTGCATGGCGATGGACCAAGGGAAAATCCCCTCTGAAATAAAAGCCCTGCTaactggagaggagcagggcaaaGCACAGCAGAACTCAATCAAACTTGCCAAGGCTGGGAAGAcagaagcaaacagcagcaatCCCT GGTGA
- the LOC142404745 gene encoding LOW QUALITY PROTEIN: putative G-protein coupled receptor 19 (The sequence of the model RefSeq protein was modified relative to this genomic sequence to represent the inferred CDS: deleted 1 base in 1 codon) — MFAHSMENSSGPFVLPTLLLLLQNKSYPETSIPPAGYEMTESPIAPSSSRNRTVLHYELRPGEIAAAGMVLGALWLVSVFGNSLVCLVIHRSRRTQSTTNYFVISMACADLLISVASVPFVLLQFAYGSWPLGNVMCKLVRYIQYLSPGVQTHVLLSICVDRFYTIVYPLSFKVSREKAKKMILASWLVDAVFASPAFLFYGSNSDDHCNFFLPDSWEGAVYSIVQLLVVFLIPSILIILFYQKVIKYIWRIGTDGMTVRRTMNIVPRTKVKTIKMFLMLNSVFLLSWLPFYVVQLWHPQEADYRKSSLVFLAITCISFSSSAFKPTLYSVYNANFRRGVKETCCMSTMKCYRSNAYTITTSSRIAKRNHVGIAEIPAPAKTVTKDSIYDAFNREAKEKKLAWPIQSNPPTTFV; from the exons ATGTTTGCCCACAGCATGGAGAACAGCAGCGGTCCTTTTGTTCTCCCTACCTTACTGCTCCTGCTGCAGAACAAGAGCTACCCCGAAacctccatccctcctgctgGCTACGAGATGACGGAGTCACCCATAGCACCCAGCTCAAGCAGGAACCGCACTGTCTTGCACTATGAACTGAGGCCGGGGGAAATTGCAGCAGCTGGCATGGTTTTGGGAGCCCTGTGGCTGGTTTCTGTCTTTGGAAACTCCCTCGTTTGCTTAGTGATCCACAGGAGCCGGAGGACACAATCCACCACCAACTATTTTGTCATCTCCATGGCTTGCGCAGACCTTCTCATTAGTGTCGCAAGCGTGCCCTTCGTGCTGCTGCAGTTTGCCTACGGCAGCTGGCCCCTGGGGAACGTGATGTGCAAGCTGGTAAGGTACATACAGTACCTCAGCCCTGGAGTCCAGACACACGTGCTCCTCTCTATATGTGTGGATCGATTCTACACTATCGTCTACCCCCTGAGCTTCAAAGTGTCCAGGGAGAAAGCCAAGAAAATGATTCTGGCCTCTTGGCTAGTTGACGCTGTATTTGCATCACCGGCTTTCTTGTTCTATGGCTCCAACAGCGACGACCACTGCAACTTTTTTCTCCCGGATTCTTGGGAAGGAGCCGTCTACAGTATCGTCCAGCTCTTGGTGGTGTTTTTGATCCCGTCCATCCTCATCATCCTCTTCTACCAGAAGGTCATCAAGTACATTTGGAGAATAGGCACCGATGGCATGACCGTCAGGAGGACAATGAATATTGTCCCAAGAACAAAAGTGAAAACCATCAAGATGTTCTTAATGTTAAACTCGGTGTTTCTCCTGTCCTGGCTCCCTTTTTACGTGGTACAGCTGTGGCACCCCCAGGAAGCAGACTACAGAAAAAGCTCCCTGGTTTTCCTGGCcatcacctgcatctccttcagTTCTTCAGCCTTTAAGCCAACCCTCTACTCCGTGTATAATGCAAACTTCAGAAGAGGGGTGAAGGAAACTTGTTGCATGTCCACCATGAAATGCTACAGAAGCAACGCATACACCATCACCACCAGTTCCAGGATAGCAAAAAGAAATCATGTTGGGATCGCAGAAATCCCAGCTCCGGCCAAAACTGTCACCAAAGACTCCATCTATGATGCTTTtaacagagaagcaaaggaa aaaaagcttgccTGGCCTATTCAGTCCAATCCCCCAACTACGTTTGTCTAG